One window of the Rhodococcus sovatensis genome contains the following:
- a CDS encoding ABC transporter substrate-binding protein, which produces MRKSPSLFGVLLVGMTLAAGCSGADAGSPDTSEATGAFPVTIEHVFGSTTVPEKPERIVALGVSDADVVLALGQVPVGNTGFAFYETGLGPWAEGLAGDAELTRIQSDSEPNLEQIAGLAPDLILGLAAGFDEQMYGKLSEIAPTIARPQGTAAYAVPRAQATDTIATALGVPEKGAELNVQTDQLIADTVAKYPEFAGKTGVAVMSYDGVYAGFLPGDGRGQFLTGLGFTIPDEVTSRDTGDTFYVEVSAENVNLLDADVMLVLARTRTSTSSPRTRLSRTPRLGAMEQSFLRRSISAMQSPTTRSCRSPTRSTTSHRESQTRSGNQRLLSGPASGHTGRSITQLGTLVSPNNVSACPVQ; this is translated from the coding sequence GTGCGGAAAAGTCCAAGCCTGTTCGGTGTACTGCTGGTCGGGATGACGCTGGCGGCGGGATGCTCGGGTGCGGATGCAGGTTCACCGGACACCTCTGAAGCGACGGGTGCTTTCCCCGTCACCATCGAGCACGTATTCGGAAGCACCACCGTGCCGGAGAAGCCCGAACGAATCGTCGCCCTGGGCGTTTCCGACGCCGATGTCGTCTTGGCGCTCGGGCAGGTTCCCGTCGGCAACACCGGATTCGCCTTCTACGAGACAGGACTGGGCCCGTGGGCCGAAGGACTGGCCGGCGACGCCGAACTCACCCGCATCCAGTCGGACTCCGAGCCGAATCTCGAGCAGATCGCCGGCCTGGCTCCTGATCTGATTCTCGGGTTGGCTGCAGGGTTCGACGAGCAGATGTACGGCAAGCTCAGCGAAATCGCACCCACCATTGCCCGGCCGCAAGGAACTGCTGCCTACGCGGTCCCCCGCGCCCAAGCGACGGACACCATCGCTACCGCTCTCGGTGTCCCTGAAAAAGGTGCGGAACTAAACGTACAGACCGACCAGTTGATCGCGGACACCGTCGCGAAGTACCCCGAGTTCGCGGGCAAGACGGGCGTGGCCGTGATGTCCTACGACGGCGTCTACGCCGGATTCCTCCCCGGAGATGGCCGCGGACAGTTCCTGACCGGGCTGGGATTCACGATCCCCGACGAAGTCACCAGCCGCGATACCGGTGACACCTTCTACGTGGAAGTGTCGGCGGAGAACGTGAACCTGCTCGACGCCGACGTCATGCTCGTGCTCGCCCGAACGAGAACTTCGACATCGTCGCCGAGAACCCGGCTTTCGCGAACACCAAGGCTGGGCGCGATGGAGCAATCGTTCCTTCGACGATCGATCAGCGCGATGCAATCACCTACAACACGATCCTGTCGATCCCCTACGCGATCGACAACCTCGCACCGAGAATCGCAGACGCGCTCGGGTAACCAAAGACTGCTCAGCGGTCCGGCTTCTGGTCACACGGGTCGATCGATCACCCAACTGGGCACGTTGGTCAGTCCAAACAACGTCTCGGCGTGTCCGGTGCAGTAG
- a CDS encoding helix-turn-helix domain-containing protein: MRLRVVTEAINGSPIVEVAERFGASRQTVTAWRKRYEAKGLDVLVDASRRPHSSPATIIAKVNNPHEPWLLAAEQIFARGRLRFDRR; this comes from the coding sequence GTGCGCCTGCGTGTGGTGACAGAAGCGATCAACGGATCGCCCATCGTAGAGGTCGCGGAACGATTCGGTGCCAGTCGTCAAACTGTCACGGCGTGGCGCAAGCGGTACGAGGCCAAAGGACTGGATGTTCTCGTCGACGCATCGAGGCGACCACACTCGAGTCCGGCAACAATCATTGCGAAGGTGAATAATCCGCACGAACCTTGGTTGTTGGCGGCCGAGCAAATTTTCGCGCGCGGACGGCTTCGATTCGATCGAAGGTAG
- a CDS encoding serine/threonine protein kinase, which produces MGIAVTVAAVLVGAALYGIDRGRAEPVVAGPVFESSEAETLGPAAPDREVADPAPLAPALVSPVPTAAAAAPPVSDVDLGLSVPLTVPACDGSGIVVIHSAISPGAYAQEVAAALASNPGARYLRTDRSCPSLRQQSREGNPIYAVYRPSGYTTTELCNDVRLQGGDAYGKWLNTASDPALIVPC; this is translated from the coding sequence GTGGGTATCGCCGTCACCGTGGCAGCCGTTCTGGTCGGAGCAGCCCTCTACGGGATCGACCGCGGTCGCGCCGAGCCTGTGGTCGCGGGGCCCGTCTTCGAGTCCTCTGAAGCCGAGACTCTTGGTCCGGCGGCGCCCGATCGCGAGGTCGCCGATCCTGCGCCCCTTGCACCCGCGCTTGTCAGTCCGGTGCCGACCGCGGCCGCAGCGGCTCCGCCCGTCTCGGATGTCGACCTCGGCCTTTCCGTGCCGTTGACCGTTCCAGCGTGCGACGGATCGGGGATAGTGGTGATTCACAGCGCCATCAGCCCCGGCGCCTATGCCCAGGAAGTCGCTGCTGCGCTTGCGTCGAATCCGGGCGCTAGGTACTTACGCACCGACAGATCGTGCCCATCCTTGCGGCAACAGAGCAGAGAGGGCAATCCCATCTACGCTGTGTACCGGCCGTCGGGCTACACCACAACCGAACTATGCAACGACGTACGCCTGCAGGGCGGCGACGCTTACGGCAAGTGGCTGAATACCGCGAGCGACCCGGCGTTGATCGTGCCGTGCTGA
- a CDS encoding ThiF family adenylyltransferase, translating to MIEILDPKTDSRRIDELLQPNCGMHYVDGWKSARSELAAIDAFGPASPNWDDDRVVEDSSRYIVYPWRSTMVRLPADEHFYRLRTARNRYLLDDDEQRQWGSALIGVAGLSVGASVVSVCALTGARRFRIADLDTLGPSNLNRLQGSVCDLGMSKVTLAQRRLLETDPYCDVSAHPNGYDSLDGSFLGSVGEEQLSVLAEEMDDLALKVVVRQQARVLGIPVVMATDNGDNVILDVERYDLDAEYPLFHGRAGEFTGMDVSELNDPRNRIRIASAIVGSDVTPRTRYSLTQVGRSLPSWPQLGTAANAAGSVAGLAARLIVLGADMQSGRYRVDLDRILLGDKAASATRWNELDEYAFAALMSQRY from the coding sequence GTGATCGAGATACTGGACCCCAAGACCGACTCTCGCCGGATAGACGAATTGTTGCAGCCGAACTGCGGTATGCACTACGTCGACGGATGGAAGTCGGCCCGATCGGAGCTCGCCGCAATCGACGCCTTCGGACCCGCATCCCCTAACTGGGACGACGATCGGGTCGTCGAGGACTCGAGCCGTTACATTGTGTATCCCTGGCGATCCACAATGGTTCGGCTCCCGGCCGACGAGCACTTCTACCGTCTGCGAACCGCGCGCAACAGGTACTTGCTGGACGATGATGAGCAGCGACAATGGGGATCAGCCTTGATCGGAGTCGCAGGGCTCAGTGTGGGTGCATCGGTGGTGTCGGTTTGCGCGCTGACAGGGGCGCGGCGATTCCGCATCGCCGATCTCGATACCTTGGGGCCCAGCAACCTGAACCGACTGCAGGGTTCGGTGTGCGACCTCGGGATGTCCAAAGTGACTCTCGCGCAACGACGACTTCTGGAGACCGATCCGTACTGTGACGTTTCGGCACATCCGAACGGCTACGACAGCCTCGATGGCAGTTTCCTCGGCAGTGTGGGCGAAGAACAGCTATCCGTGCTCGCGGAGGAAATGGACGATCTCGCACTGAAGGTAGTAGTTCGGCAACAGGCTCGGGTACTTGGTATTCCAGTGGTGATGGCAACCGACAATGGTGACAACGTCATCCTCGATGTCGAGCGGTACGATCTCGATGCCGAATATCCGCTATTCCATGGCAGGGCAGGCGAATTCACCGGAATGGACGTCTCGGAGCTTAACGACCCTCGCAACAGAATCCGCATCGCGAGCGCAATCGTCGGCAGTGACGTGACGCCTCGTACCAGGTATTCGTTGACGCAGGTGGGCCGTTCGCTTCCATCGTGGCCGCAGCTCGGTACCGCCGCCAATGCAGCCGGCTCAGTCGCGGGGTTGGCGGCTCGGTTGATCGTGTTGGGAGCCGACATGCAATCCGGTCGGTATCGCGTCGATCTCGACCGAATCCTGCTGGGCGACAAGGCTGCGTCGGCAACTCGGTGGAACGAACTCGACGAGTACGCCTTCGCAGCTTTGATGTCGCAGCGCTACTAG
- a CDS encoding phenylacetate--CoA ligase family protein translates to MSPIRTTRSAAGVNGALATFRKAVETTDAYPRFLSEMGFDPNTVASAPDFSLVPPTTKKNYVHAYELPQLIPGGDATSTRIYSSSSGSSGPPTHWPRAKLALDHSVVLHERILRQLGADRLSTLVVVCFAMGNWIGGTYTLRAIEELHDRGFPVSAVAPGVHVDTVRMDVASLGMHYDQVILAGYPPFVRDVLDGAGHDVLSQNIKFLLAGESIGESWRDGILMLVGKVDSPEDVCLVYGTADAGMIGHETPTTIAARRLAFQHNDLDVTLFGGTAASSTLVEYDASLRYIETDEQGYLLFTVDNTIPLIRYRINDIGKVITPCELRRRVSELGHHLDVTTSTEHSQFVVVKQRADIAVSFYAVNIYPEPVRAALADPQLTDAITGKFVLGRRTGDDLRDTLHLHVELRKGVESPGSPNAECAKVIRRNVVDALMSSSSEFNELHGMYGAAVEPEVEFHPYGSEGFQLQIKQSAVERVGSL, encoded by the coding sequence ATGTCTCCGATACGGACGACTCGAAGTGCTGCAGGAGTGAACGGCGCCTTGGCGACGTTCCGAAAGGCTGTCGAGACCACCGACGCCTATCCACGGTTTCTGTCCGAGATGGGGTTCGACCCGAACACCGTCGCGTCAGCACCGGACTTCTCGCTCGTCCCGCCTACGACGAAGAAGAACTACGTGCATGCCTACGAATTGCCGCAACTCATCCCGGGAGGCGACGCCACCTCGACGCGCATCTATTCGTCCAGCTCAGGATCATCTGGTCCACCTACTCATTGGCCGCGTGCGAAGCTGGCGCTGGACCACAGTGTCGTTCTGCACGAGCGGATCCTGCGCCAGTTGGGTGCCGACCGACTGTCGACTCTCGTGGTCGTGTGCTTTGCAATGGGCAACTGGATCGGCGGAACGTACACACTTCGTGCGATCGAAGAGCTGCACGACCGCGGGTTTCCGGTGTCTGCAGTGGCTCCGGGGGTCCATGTCGACACCGTTCGTATGGACGTGGCCTCACTCGGGATGCACTACGACCAGGTGATACTTGCCGGCTATCCACCATTCGTCCGCGACGTCCTGGACGGCGCCGGACACGACGTGCTGAGCCAGAACATAAAGTTCTTGCTGGCGGGTGAGAGCATCGGAGAGAGCTGGCGAGACGGAATTCTGATGCTCGTGGGAAAAGTCGACAGTCCGGAGGACGTGTGCTTGGTCTATGGCACCGCCGACGCGGGGATGATCGGGCACGAGACACCGACGACAATCGCTGCTCGGCGTTTGGCGTTTCAGCACAACGATCTCGACGTGACGCTGTTCGGCGGCACGGCCGCGTCATCGACGTTGGTTGAGTACGATGCCTCGCTGCGGTACATCGAAACAGACGAGCAGGGTTACCTACTGTTCACCGTCGACAATACGATTCCCTTGATTCGTTACCGGATCAACGACATTGGTAAGGTCATCACCCCCTGCGAGCTACGTCGTCGGGTGTCCGAACTCGGTCACCATCTCGATGTGACGACCTCGACCGAGCACTCGCAGTTCGTCGTCGTGAAACAACGCGCTGACATAGCGGTCTCGTTCTATGCCGTGAACATCTACCCTGAACCGGTCCGCGCCGCACTTGCTGACCCACAGTTGACCGACGCGATCACCGGCAAGTTCGTTCTTGGACGTCGTACAGGCGATGACCTCCGCGACACCTTGCACTTGCACGTCGAGCTCCGGAAGGGCGTCGAATCGCCAGGTAGTCCGAATGCGGAGTGCGCTAAAGTGATTCGACGAAACGTAGTTGACGCCTTGATGTCATCGAGTAGTGAGTTCAACGAGCTCCACGGAATGTACGGGGCCGCGGTGGAGCCAGAGGTGGAATTCCATCCATACGGGAGCGAGGGCTTTCAATTGCAGATCAAGCAGAGCGCTGTCGAGCGGGTAGGTTCGCTGTGA